In the genome of Terriglobales bacterium, the window GGCTCCGGTGGGGTCGGCACCCCGGGCTCCGGCCCGGGAGCTACGCCCTCCGGCGGCTCCGGCTCCGGTGTGAGTGCAGGGAGCGGCTCCGGCGGGTCCGTTGGTTCCGGCGGAAGCGGCCAGCCGGCCGCAGACTCCGGCCGGCGTCCCTCCGGACGCGAGCGCGAGATCGAGCTTGAGGAGGCGATTCGCAATGCCCGCGAGCGCCGCGGTGCCGGCGGCCAGTCGGGAGTGGTGATCACCAACTCCGGTTCGGGAAGTTCTGGCTCTTCGGGCGGCAGCCCAACCTCGGGCGGTTCCGGCGCAGCTTCGCAGGGTTCTTCGCCCGCTTCCGGGCGGCAACGGGTCCCAGAGCCACGCCGCCAGTTGCCTCCGAGCATCACCAACGACTCCCCGACCGCGGGTTCGGGTTCGAGCGGCAGTGCGAGCTCCGGCGGGAGCGGTGGCAGCAGCTCCGGCTCGGACGCAACTTCTCCGGCGGCTGATCCTGCTCCCACCTCGGGTGGCGGAAGGTCCCCGGAGCCGCGCCGCGAACCTCGGCGTGAGAACTTCATGCCGAGTTCCGGCTCCTCGGGCTCAGCTGCCTCCAGCACCGGTTCCTCGAGTTCTGGATCATCCAGTTCGAGCTCCGGCGGTAGCGGCAGCGCCAGCGGAAGCTCCGGCCACAGCAGCTCCCCTTCCGGCTCCGGCTCCAGCAGTGGGCACAGTTCCAGCGGAAGTTCTGGAAGCAGCTCAGGCGGCAGCCACGCCAGCAGCGGAAGTTCTTCGGCAGGCGGCCACAGCTCGAGCAGCGGGCGCAGCTCCAGTTCCAGCAGCCCCAAGAGCTCTACCAGCACTACCCCGAAATAGGCGGCTTCCTCTCTAAAGGCAACGGGCGACCTTCATCGGTCGCCCGTTCTTTTCGCGAGTACGTGGCGCGGGCGCCTCGCCCGCGGCCTTGCATCTTGCGTTATTCCCGTGTCTCTAGCTCACCACCACTCCCGCATACCCCACCACGGCGCTGCGGTCGCCGGAAATGTCGCCCGAGGTCGCGTACTTCACCAGCTCCGCCGACTTCGCTCCCAGCCTCCCGGCCGCCGAAAGCATGGCCACCGCCGGCCCGAAGCCGCACATGCTGATGTCCTCCGCCACCACTACGTCGTACAGCCCGCGCGCATCCATCGCCAGCAGCCTCTCGATGGCCTTCCCGTCCTTGACGCGGGTGATGGCGTCGGACTCGTAGTGGTTCATGTCGCTCGAAGCGATGATCAGCGTCTGCTCCTTCTGCGCCTCGAGGACGGTTGCGATGGCCTCGCCCAGCGACGCCAGCACCTCGTAGTTCGCCGTCCCCAGCGCGATGGGGACGAAGCTGAACTCGGGCTGGAGTGCCTGCAGGAAGGGAAGCTGGACTTCGAGCGCGTGCTCGCTGCGATGTGCCGCCGCATCTTCCGTCAGCCAGCTGTAGCTGCGCATCAGCTCTTCGGCCAGCGCCTGGTCGATTCTGGCTTCGCCCAGCGGCGTGCGCCACGTTCCTGCGCTCATGATGGCCAGCGGCTCGCCCATCCCGGTGTGGTTGGGACACAGGATGACGTAGCGCCGCGGCAGCTTCAGCCGCGCGTACACTGCTCCCGCCACGTGCCCGGAGTACATGTAGCCGGCGTGCGGGACCACGCAGCCCAGCGCGCTGACCTTCTCTCCGCCGGCCGCAACGTAGGACTTCACGTCGCGCAGCAGCACTGCCGGATCGCCGGGGTAGAAGCGACCCGCCACCGCCGGATGCCGCACCATGCTGCTCACCGCTCACCGCCTTCTATCCCCGATTGTCTCGCCGCCGTGATGAAAAGGCCAGCCGCAGCGCCGGCGTCTCGCCGGCTGTGGCGCAGGCGTCCACGCCCGCGTCACGCGGTCAGACTCCGGAAGACCT includes:
- the amrB gene encoding AmmeMemoRadiSam system protein B yields the protein MVRHPAVAGRFYPGDPAVLLRDVKSYVAAGGEKVSALGCVVPHAGYMYSGHVAGAVYARLKLPRRYVILCPNHTGMGEPLAIMSAGTWRTPLGEARIDQALAEELMRSYSWLTEDAAAHRSEHALEVQLPFLQALQPEFSFVPIALGTANYEVLASLGEAIATVLEAQKEQTLIIASSDMNHYESDAITRVKDGKAIERLLAMDARGLYDVVVAEDISMCGFGPAVAMLSAAGRLGAKSAELVKYATSGDISGDRSAVVGYAGVVVS